The Cryptomeria japonica chromosome 2, Sugi_1.0, whole genome shotgun sequence region atcccaaaatccaaatggcaaatgttatacctggggtttgagtggttcttcctctcctagccagctctaaagagaatagcttaccccttcctccctcataattttggagctcactcacaatgaggtctctctcctcaacattaggtaccatcctctcaatgcatgtactgaggccctccatgacttctccattcgaatctgagtaagaacccccgaacctaaaacgagggttgaggaagtaccctgctgcatgaatgggttggtggagctgattgttccacctcctatcaacaatttcccaaatgggatcaaatttgagcctatcccccttgtagtaatttttgatagactctttggccctatccttggcctcataaagatatcccattggggttttatccccatccaccaagcgaagaactcgaaccaagggctctgacacctacaattgaaaaatacaaattacaaaaagatcaaaatttaaataatgaagttacaaattagtaatgagagacttgaatcaagaataactaaaatttaaaaattaaagttttgaagtaacaaccttcacaatctctgcagccctttgtgcaaattggttgtcgaagactatgcatgcgacagcctctccttcaggcttctttgaataaggtgagttaagccattctccactcacaaacatttgtttcaaagaagtcaatgcagcaagaatgctttgcaacgtcaagaaaatcgttgcaaaccttgtgacaccagctctcaccaaatctttcccttgcgtgtgttgtctcatcaaatttaggacccaagggtgattgtagatatatttggtgatcctccttgcatcttccacaactggagtcacccactcaagttttcctatgtcctccaaaagaaggtcaaggacatgtgctgcacaaggtgtccaaaaaagagtggggtgcctctcttggaggattcttcctgcaaaagaagaatttattcttaagaaatatgcaaccaagtaaaacaaagcccacaacaaatgagaatattgctaatgcctaaaggtgataattcaaaaggattctacctgctgacacatatgctgctgcattatctgtgatgatttgcaccacattctctacccccacctccatgatgacacgctccaacattccagccaatgtttcttcatttttcaccttgttggaggcatcaacagatttcaagaacactacattgtccttgcaagcgaccaaaaaattgatgatggtgcggttcttgccatctatccacccatcagaaagaatggtgcagccataatttgcccaatcaattttttgatcctccatcacttctcttgccctagcaactgcatttgtgagcaacctataagtgcaaagtgaaattaggtattagtacacaattttgatttaataaacaagaaatctaaaaaataattaaaaatgaaatcaagtggactatgtagtaatttactaacctcccactcaaatccctgcgagaaggggcctcgtacccctttcctgaaactgtcatagcagtcaccaaattcagccaataagcattctccgccacattgaatgcaatgttgttgaagtaccaaaaatcagcaactgcaatgtcagttttctcatgtacctccttattccatccactagcctctaatgatggttgtcctCCAGGTGTGTttctgggcacaaaataatcacctatcgaCCCTGATcgttgtgatggaagtggaacaggGCCCCAGgcaggtactctactagaggaagcagaagcAATGGGCGAGCTGATGGTCggtttgcggatacgtgggccacgccgagagcccactatgccctcaagtgcttcttcttcctcttcaaggtcaatagaaacaccttgagattcagctatggctgatctcatggctagttttgccctctccctttgcaatttcttctcttccccagctgcaagtagggcattcatttgtctttttatttcttcattggtcccagggcatgctctagcatcatgcctatctattcttgcaaggtggtatttgaggcggttgatgcctccatgaagtattctctcacactttatgcatataattgacccaggatcgggtccctcataggcatacctccatgccccatctctagcacctctaggacgggtgcctataaatccagatgggcatggatttagtggccattgctc contains the following coding sequences:
- the LOC131049927 gene encoding uncharacterized protein LOC131049927 translates to MRQHTQGKDLVRAGVTRFATIFLTLQSILAALTSLKQMFVSGEWLNSPYSKKPEGEAVACIVFDNQFAQRAAEIVKVSEPLVRVLRLVDGDKTPMGYLYEAKDRAKESIKNYYKGDRLKFDPIWEIVDRRWNNQLHQPIHAAGYFLNPRFRFGGSYSDSNGEVMEGLSTCIERMVPNVEERDLIVSELQNYEGGRGKLFSLELARRGRTTQTPDAWWQNWGGNTPHLKKFALRVLCQPCSSSNCERNWSLFEAIHTKKRSKLAQKWLNDLVYVQYNLRLRVKKVEELEGGPIDLDDIDPYSDWTSQEQPPLFSDTDITDLERQAMEEGGGFGFRLDDIEEDEDEDSLPVPEAGGDIASSRMEDESQSTIPSEEAQSRPVPQQTYTTRQSRPSSSTSPHVFARAGKRKL